A genomic window from Variovorax paradoxus includes:
- the acs gene encoding acetate--CoA ligase has product MNAPDLPSRLPIYAPPEALSRTAHIAGRAAYDALVAEADADHEGYWARLAREFIGWKTPFTKTLDSSDAPYYRWFEDGTLNVSWNCLDRQVEAGKGNKVAIIFESDDGKVTHTTYSQLLAQTCRMANALKARGVKKGDRVVIYMPMSVEGVVAMQACARLGAVHSVVFGGFSAHALRDRIADTGAAVVITADQQVRAGKQLPLKTMVDEALALGGCEAVESVLVYRRTGGPIAWTPRDLWMHEITQAQGDSCEPEWVGAEHPLFLLYTSGSTGKPKGVQHCSGGYLLHAALTTKWTFDMHDDDVFWCTADIGWVTGHTYIAYGPLAIGATEVMFEGVPTFPDAGRFWQMIERHGVTVFYTAPTAIRSLIKAAEGNSAVHPDRYDLRSLRVLGSVGEPINPAAWEWYRKHVGGGRCPVLDTWWQTETGGHMITPLPGATDLVPGSCTLPFPGIAAAIVDEMGNDVPNGESGLLVIKKPWPSMIRAVWGDDARYRSSYYPPELRGYYLAGDGAARDALTGYFTIGGRIDDVLNVSGHRMGTMEIESALVACTALVAEAAVVGRPDDTTGEAICAFVVLKQPRPEGKEADRLAAELRAWIGKEIGPIAKPKEIRFADNLPKTRSGKIMRRLLRSVAKGEAITQDVSTLENPAILDQLTEAH; this is encoded by the coding sequence ATGAACGCTCCCGATCTCCCGTCCCGCCTTCCGATCTATGCGCCCCCGGAAGCACTCTCCCGCACCGCGCATATCGCCGGTCGCGCCGCTTACGACGCCCTTGTGGCCGAAGCCGATGCCGACCACGAGGGCTACTGGGCTCGCCTTGCGCGCGAATTCATCGGCTGGAAAACGCCGTTCACCAAGACGCTCGACAGCAGCGATGCGCCCTATTACCGCTGGTTCGAGGACGGCACTCTCAACGTCTCGTGGAACTGCCTCGATCGCCAGGTGGAGGCCGGCAAGGGCAACAAGGTGGCGATCATCTTCGAGTCGGACGACGGCAAGGTCACCCACACGACCTATTCGCAACTGCTCGCGCAGACCTGCCGCATGGCCAACGCGCTGAAGGCGCGCGGCGTGAAGAAAGGCGACCGCGTCGTCATCTACATGCCGATGTCGGTCGAAGGCGTGGTCGCGATGCAGGCCTGCGCGCGGCTGGGCGCAGTGCACTCGGTGGTGTTCGGCGGTTTCTCGGCGCACGCGCTGCGCGACCGCATCGCGGACACCGGCGCCGCAGTGGTCATCACGGCCGACCAGCAGGTGCGCGCGGGCAAGCAGCTGCCGCTCAAGACAATGGTCGACGAGGCGCTCGCGCTGGGCGGCTGCGAGGCGGTGGAGTCGGTCCTCGTCTACCGCCGCACCGGCGGGCCCATTGCGTGGACGCCGCGCGATCTGTGGATGCACGAAATAACCCAGGCGCAGGGCGACAGCTGCGAACCCGAATGGGTGGGCGCCGAGCATCCGCTGTTTCTGCTCTACACATCGGGCTCCACCGGCAAGCCCAAAGGCGTGCAGCACTGCAGCGGCGGCTACCTGCTGCATGCGGCACTCACCACGAAGTGGACCTTCGACATGCACGACGACGACGTGTTCTGGTGCACGGCCGACATCGGCTGGGTCACCGGCCACACCTACATCGCCTACGGCCCACTGGCCATCGGCGCGACGGAGGTGATGTTCGAGGGCGTGCCCACATTCCCTGACGCGGGGCGCTTCTGGCAGATGATCGAGCGGCACGGCGTCACGGTCTTCTACACCGCGCCCACCGCCATCCGCTCGCTCATCAAGGCAGCCGAAGGCAACTCCGCCGTTCACCCCGACCGCTACGACCTGCGCAGCCTGCGCGTGCTGGGCTCGGTCGGCGAACCGATCAACCCGGCCGCGTGGGAGTGGTATCGCAAGCACGTGGGCGGCGGCCGCTGCCCGGTGCTCGACACCTGGTGGCAGACCGAGACCGGCGGCCACATGATCACGCCGCTGCCGGGCGCCACCGACCTCGTGCCGGGCTCCTGCACCCTGCCCTTTCCGGGTATCGCCGCGGCCATCGTCGACGAGATGGGCAACGACGTGCCCAACGGCGAGAGCGGCCTGCTGGTCATCAAGAAGCCCTGGCCGAGCATGATCCGCGCGGTGTGGGGCGACGACGCGCGCTACCGTTCGAGCTACTACCCGCCGGAGCTGCGCGGCTACTACCTGGCGGGCGATGGCGCCGCGCGCGATGCGCTCACGGGCTACTTCACCATCGGCGGGCGCATCGACGACGTGCTGAACGTCAGCGGCCACCGCATGGGCACCATGGAAATCGAATCGGCGCTGGTGGCCTGCACGGCGCTGGTGGCCGAGGCCGCGGTGGTCGGCCGGCCAGACGACACCACCGGCGAGGCGATCTGCGCGTTCGTGGTGCTCAAGCAGCCGCGCCCCGAGGGCAAGGAAGCCGACCGCCTGGCGGCCGAGCTGCGCGCCTGGATCGGCAAGGAGATCGGCCCCATCGCCAAGCCCAAGGAGATCCGCTTCGCCGACAACCTGCCCAAGACCCGCAGCGGAAAGATCATGCGCCGCCTGCTGCGCTCGGTGGCCAAGGGCGAGGCGATCACGCAGGACGTGTCGACGCTGGAGAACCCGGCGATCCTCGATCAGCTGACCGAGGCGCACTGA
- a CDS encoding response regulator, translating to MKPSLDAVPPEPSPLTRGAPHWLAKIESAPAQETNRVPVNSWPGFLSGQPGKPVRVLVIDEDADARRAIAHELATDARVRIVGEAGSLQEGKRLLTRHEFDVLIIDVRLGGGKGFELIESARRHCSSAEVIVHSALEDEVHVRRAFTAGAWGYLVKNSWFQDFAQAVLQVVNGGAAVSPSVIRHLLMRLGNAPLALREAEGGPRGVLSAREREVLRLVAEGHVTGDIARHLSISGRTVCAHMKNICLKLQVRTRAHAVIAAANQGLL from the coding sequence ATGAAGCCATCCTTGGATGCAGTCCCACCCGAGCCGTCACCGTTGACGCGTGGCGCCCCGCACTGGCTCGCGAAGATCGAAAGCGCCCCTGCGCAGGAGACGAATCGGGTACCGGTGAATTCATGGCCGGGCTTCCTGTCCGGCCAGCCCGGGAAGCCGGTGCGGGTGCTGGTGATCGACGAAGACGCCGATGCGCGGCGTGCAATCGCCCACGAACTGGCCACGGACGCGCGCGTGCGCATCGTCGGCGAAGCGGGCAGCCTGCAGGAAGGCAAGCGCCTTCTGACACGGCATGAATTCGACGTGCTCATCATCGATGTCCGGCTCGGCGGCGGCAAAGGATTCGAACTTATCGAGAGCGCCCGACGCCATTGCAGTTCGGCCGAAGTCATCGTGCATTCGGCTCTGGAAGACGAGGTTCATGTGCGCCGGGCGTTCACCGCGGGTGCATGGGGCTATCTCGTCAAGAACTCCTGGTTCCAGGATTTCGCGCAGGCGGTGCTGCAGGTCGTCAATGGCGGTGCGGCGGTGTCGCCGAGCGTGATCCGGCACCTGCTGATGCGACTTGGAAATGCCCCCCTTGCACTGCGGGAAGCCGAAGGCGGCCCCCGCGGAGTTCTCTCGGCGCGGGAACGCGAGGTGCTCCGGCTCGTTGCCGAAGGCCATGTCACAGGGGACATCGCCCGCCATCTTTCGATCAGCGGGCGGACGGTCTGCGCCCACATGAAGAACATCTGCCTCAAGCTGCAGGTGCGCACGCGTGCGCATGCGGTGATCGCGGCCGCCAACCAGGGGCTGCTGTAG
- a CDS encoding host attachment protein — MKTQLIVIANAASARIFRRDTAKSPLVPVATLAHDASRLHTRELESDRPGSQAADNSRGLNHFEPRSDARRNEHQRFAKEIAHRLDAGLKAGEYASLTLFASNPFMGELKAQLSEAVTQRLKATLNNDLCHVGIAELESRISGSWSAVL, encoded by the coding sequence ATGAAGACCCAATTGATCGTCATCGCCAATGCCGCATCGGCACGCATCTTTCGCCGAGACACCGCCAAGTCGCCGCTGGTGCCGGTCGCAACCCTCGCACACGATGCAAGCCGGCTGCACACCAGGGAACTCGAGTCGGACCGTCCCGGCAGCCAGGCCGCCGACAACAGCCGGGGCCTCAACCATTTCGAGCCGCGAAGCGACGCACGGCGCAATGAGCACCAGCGCTTCGCGAAGGAAATCGCCCACCGGCTGGACGCGGGCCTGAAGGCCGGCGAGTACGCCTCGCTCACGCTTTTCGCCTCGAACCCTTTCATGGGCGAACTGAAGGCGCAGCTGAGCGAAGCGGTCACCCAGCGGCTCAAGGCCACGCTGAACAACGACCTGTGCCACGTGGGCATCGCGGAACTCGAAAGCCGCATCTCGGGCTCGTGGTCCGCAGTGCTCTGA
- a CDS encoding histone deacetylase family protein yields the protein MLSAYITHPDCARHDMGAGHPECSERSSSIHDRLLIAGLLDYMAPYDAPLATRTQLARAHTMSYVRELIAAAPTEGLHFVDPDTLMNPHTVQAALRAAGAAVLATDLVLAGKASTAFCNVRPPGHHAVREAAMGFCFFNNVAVGIRHALHVHGLQRVALIDFDVHHGNGSVDIFRGDDRVLMCSIFEKGIYPFSGEDDNGSHMVNIGLPARSGSDAFRAAVTGRWLPALEAFAPQLVYICAGFDGHREDDMGNLGLVERDYAWVTRQIMDVAQRHCHGRVISCLEGGYALSALARSAAAHVKVLIGAD from the coding sequence ATGCTCAGCGCCTACATCACCCACCCCGACTGCGCGCGCCATGACATGGGCGCGGGCCACCCGGAATGCTCCGAGCGGTCTTCCTCCATTCATGACCGGCTGCTGATCGCGGGCCTGCTCGACTACATGGCGCCGTACGATGCGCCCCTTGCCACGCGCACCCAGCTGGCGCGCGCACACACGATGTCGTACGTGCGCGAACTCATTGCCGCCGCTCCCACCGAAGGCCTCCACTTCGTCGACCCCGACACCCTCATGAACCCGCACACCGTGCAGGCCGCGTTGCGAGCGGCCGGTGCCGCGGTGCTGGCAACCGACCTGGTGCTGGCGGGCAAGGCGTCCACGGCTTTCTGCAACGTACGTCCGCCCGGCCACCATGCGGTGCGCGAAGCGGCCATGGGTTTTTGCTTCTTCAACAATGTGGCAGTGGGTATCCGGCATGCGCTGCACGTGCACGGCCTGCAGCGCGTGGCCCTGATCGACTTCGACGTGCACCACGGCAACGGCAGCGTCGACATCTTCCGCGGCGACGATCGCGTGCTCATGTGCTCCATCTTCGAGAAGGGCATCTACCCCTTCTCGGGCGAAGACGACAACGGCTCGCACATGGTGAATATTGGCTTGCCCGCGCGTTCGGGCAGCGATGCGTTCCGCGCGGCCGTCACCGGGCGCTGGCTGCCCGCGCTCGAAGCCTTCGCGCCGCAGCTCGTCTACATCTGCGCGGGCTTCGACGGGCATCGGGAGGACGACATGGGCAACCTCGGCCTGGTGGAGCGCGACTACGCCTGGGTCACGCGGCAGATCATGGATGTGGCGCAGCGCCATTGCCATGGGCGCGTCATCTCTTGCCTTGAGGGCGGCTATGCGCTCAGTGCCCTCGCCCGCAGCGCCGCTGCGCATGTCAAGGTGCTGATAGGCGCTGACTGA
- a CDS encoding cation acetate symporter, whose product MNTHLLRVRSAAVLLALGAVSAGALAAGADLGQLQRQPTNWTAIGMFALFVVGTLFITKWAAARTRSASDFYTAGGGITGFQNGLAIAGDYMSAASFLGISAAVMATGYDGLIYSIGFLVGWPVITFLMAERLRNLGKFTFADVAAFRFKQTPVRIFAASGTLVVVAFYLIAQMVGAGQLIKLLFGLEYWIAVVIVGSLMMVYVLFGGMTATTWVQIIKAGLLLGGASFMAVSVLWHFGFSPEAMFAGAVKVKTDLALKDGKTAQVAASIGQSIMGPGNFVKDPISAISFGMALMFGTAGLPHILMRFFTVPSAKEARKSVMWATGWIGYFYLLTFIIGFGAITFVLTNPDFLDAKGVLKGGGNMAAIHLANAVGGNVFLGFISAVAFATILAVVAGLTLSGASAVSHDLYATVIKKGDAGSAAELRVSKITTLALGALAVLLGIVFEKQNIAFMVSLAFAIAASANFPVLFMSVLWKGCTTRGAVIGGFLGLVSSVALTVVSPSVWEATFGYPAGSAPFPYTSPCLFSMSIAFAGIWLFSVLDRSARSQVDRGGFLAQQVRSETGIGAHGASGH is encoded by the coding sequence ATGAACACACATCTCCTGCGCGTGCGGTCCGCCGCCGTCCTTCTTGCGCTGGGCGCGGTCTCGGCGGGCGCTCTTGCGGCTGGCGCCGACCTGGGCCAGCTGCAGCGACAGCCCACCAACTGGACCGCCATCGGCATGTTCGCTCTGTTCGTGGTGGGAACGCTCTTCATCACCAAGTGGGCCGCGGCGCGCACCCGATCGGCATCCGATTTCTACACGGCCGGCGGAGGCATCACGGGCTTCCAGAACGGGCTTGCCATTGCCGGCGACTACATGTCGGCAGCGTCGTTCCTCGGCATTTCAGCCGCGGTGATGGCCACCGGCTATGACGGTTTGATCTACTCGATCGGCTTCCTGGTGGGCTGGCCTGTCATCACCTTCCTGATGGCCGAGCGGCTGCGCAACCTCGGCAAGTTCACCTTCGCCGACGTGGCGGCCTTCCGCTTCAAGCAGACCCCGGTGCGCATCTTCGCGGCCTCGGGCACGCTGGTGGTGGTGGCGTTCTACCTGATCGCGCAGATGGTGGGGGCGGGGCAGCTCATCAAGCTGCTGTTCGGCCTGGAGTACTGGATCGCGGTGGTTATCGTGGGCTCGCTCATGATGGTGTACGTGCTCTTCGGCGGCATGACGGCCACCACCTGGGTGCAGATCATCAAGGCCGGCCTGCTGCTGGGCGGCGCGAGCTTCATGGCGGTGTCGGTGCTGTGGCACTTCGGCTTCAGCCCGGAGGCGATGTTTGCCGGTGCGGTGAAGGTCAAGACCGACCTGGCGCTCAAGGACGGCAAGACCGCCCAGGTGGCAGCGAGCATCGGGCAGTCGATCATGGGCCCGGGCAACTTCGTGAAGGACCCGATCTCGGCCATCTCCTTCGGCATGGCGCTCATGTTCGGCACGGCCGGCCTGCCGCACATCCTGATGCGCTTCTTCACCGTGCCCAGCGCCAAGGAGGCGCGCAAATCGGTCATGTGGGCCACGGGCTGGATCGGCTACTTCTACCTGCTGACCTTCATCATCGGCTTTGGGGCCATCACCTTCGTGCTGACCAACCCCGACTTCCTCGATGCCAAGGGCGTGCTCAAGGGCGGCGGCAACATGGCGGCGATCCACCTGGCCAATGCGGTGGGCGGCAACGTGTTCCTGGGCTTCATCTCGGCGGTGGCCTTCGCGACCATCCTCGCGGTGGTGGCGGGCCTCACGCTGTCGGGAGCGTCGGCCGTGTCGCACGACCTGTATGCCACCGTCATCAAGAAGGGCGACGCCGGCAGCGCGGCCGAGCTGCGGGTGTCCAAGATCACCACGCTGGCGCTCGGTGCGCTGGCTGTGCTGCTGGGCATCGTGTTCGAGAAGCAGAACATCGCCTTCATGGTGTCGCTGGCCTTCGCCATCGCGGCCTCGGCCAACTTCCCGGTGCTCTTCATGTCGGTGCTCTGGAAGGGCTGCACCACGCGCGGCGCGGTGATCGGCGGCTTCCTCGGGCTGGTCTCTTCGGTGGCGCTGACGGTGGTGTCGCCTTCGGTCTGGGAGGCCACCTTCGGCTACCCGGCGGGGTCGGCACCGTTCCCGTACACCTCGCCGTGCCTGTTCTCGATGAGCATCGCGTTCGCGGGCATCTGGCTGTTCTCGGTGCTGGACCGCAGCGCGCGCTCCCAGGTGGACCGCGGCGGCTTCCTCGCCCAGCAGGTGCGTTCCGAAACGGGCATCGGCGCACACGGCGCGAGCGGGCACTGA
- a CDS encoding phosphoketolase family protein: MAFSPAPAIPDDDFALLDAWWRAANYLSAGQIYLMDNPLLREKLVLSHIKPRLLGHWGTTPGLNFIYAHMNRAINARDLDAIFIAGPGHGGPGVVANTYLEGTYSEVYPAIGQDAEGLQRLFTQFSFPGGIPSHVAPETPGSIHEGGELGYSLLHAYGAVFDNPSLLACCVIGDGEAETGALAASWHSNKFLNPQRDGAVLPILHLNGYKIAGPTVLARIGEEELTQLLRGYGHEPYFVVGDEPAGMHRQMAAVLDTALDSIRAIQASARKDGFHTRPRWPMIVLRSPKGWTGPRQVDGLQVEGTFRAHQVPLTDFAAKPGHVELLEQWLRSYRPEELFDARGALRPEIAALAPVGLRRMSANPHANGGLLLKDLTMPPFRAHAVPVVAPGAVDAEATRVAGNFLREVMRANAQERNFRVMGPDETASNRLGALFEVTERTTTAQIWPGDDHLSPDGRVMEVLSEHLCQGWLEGYLLTGRHGFFSCYEAFIHIIDSMFNQHAKWLKVARGIGWRRPVASLNYLLTSHVWRQDHNGFSHQDPGFLDHVVNKKAEVVRVYLPPDANTLLSVTDHCLRSRDYVNVIVAGKQPAPQWLDIDAAVRHCATGLGIWEWACNDEGGTPDVVMACAGDVPTLETMAAVDLLREKVPQLKVRVVNVVDLMALQSPAAHPHGLSDADFDAIFTTDRPVIFAFHGYPALIHRLIYKRRNHPGFHVHGYCEEGTTTTPFDMTVLNRLDRFHLAADAIARVPRLCDSTGHVQQHLRDRLLEHRAYITRHGRDMPEIENWRWTR; this comes from the coding sequence ATGGCCTTCTCCCCTGCACCGGCAATTCCGGACGACGACTTCGCGCTGCTCGATGCCTGGTGGCGCGCCGCCAACTACCTCTCGGCGGGCCAGATCTACCTGATGGACAACCCCCTGCTGCGCGAGAAGCTTGTGCTCTCGCACATCAAGCCGCGCCTGCTGGGGCATTGGGGGACCACGCCGGGCCTGAATTTCATCTACGCGCACATGAACCGCGCCATCAACGCGCGGGACCTCGATGCCATCTTCATCGCGGGTCCGGGCCACGGCGGGCCGGGCGTGGTCGCCAACACGTACCTCGAAGGGACCTACAGCGAGGTGTATCCCGCCATCGGGCAGGACGCCGAGGGCCTGCAGCGCCTGTTCACTCAGTTTTCGTTTCCGGGCGGCATTCCGAGCCACGTCGCGCCCGAGACGCCGGGCTCCATCCACGAGGGCGGCGAGCTGGGCTATTCGCTGCTGCACGCCTACGGAGCGGTGTTCGACAACCCTTCGCTGCTGGCCTGCTGCGTGATCGGCGACGGCGAGGCCGAGACCGGTGCGCTGGCGGCGAGCTGGCACTCCAACAAGTTCCTGAACCCGCAGCGCGACGGAGCGGTGCTGCCGATCCTGCATCTGAACGGCTACAAGATTGCCGGCCCCACCGTGCTGGCGCGCATCGGCGAGGAAGAACTGACGCAGTTGCTGCGTGGCTACGGGCACGAACCGTACTTCGTCGTGGGCGACGAGCCGGCCGGGATGCACAGGCAGATGGCGGCCGTGCTCGATACAGCGCTGGACAGCATTCGCGCCATCCAGGCCAGCGCCCGCAAGGACGGTTTTCACACGAGGCCGCGCTGGCCCATGATCGTGCTGCGATCTCCCAAGGGCTGGACCGGACCGCGCCAGGTTGACGGCCTGCAGGTCGAAGGCACCTTCCGCGCGCACCAGGTGCCGCTCACCGACTTTGCAGCCAAGCCCGGCCACGTCGAACTGCTCGAACAGTGGCTGCGCAGCTACCGGCCCGAGGAACTGTTCGATGCGCGCGGCGCGCTGCGCCCCGAAATCGCGGCCCTCGCGCCCGTGGGCCTTCGCCGCATGAGTGCCAATCCGCACGCCAATGGCGGATTGCTGCTGAAGGATCTGACGATGCCGCCCTTCCGCGCACACGCCGTGCCGGTGGTGGCGCCGGGTGCGGTCGACGCCGAGGCCACGCGCGTCGCGGGCAACTTCCTGCGCGAAGTCATGCGCGCCAATGCGCAAGAGCGCAACTTCCGGGTGATGGGACCTGACGAAACCGCGTCGAACCGGCTCGGCGCCCTGTTCGAGGTAACCGAACGCACGACGACCGCCCAGATATGGCCGGGCGACGACCACCTTTCGCCCGATGGCCGCGTGATGGAAGTGCTGAGCGAACACCTTTGCCAGGGCTGGCTCGAAGGCTACCTGCTGACCGGGCGACACGGCTTCTTCTCGTGCTACGAGGCCTTCATCCACATCATCGACTCGATGTTCAACCAGCATGCCAAGTGGCTGAAGGTTGCGCGCGGCATCGGGTGGCGGCGGCCCGTAGCGTCGCTGAACTACCTGCTCACGAGCCATGTCTGGCGCCAGGACCACAACGGCTTCAGCCACCAGGACCCGGGCTTTCTCGATCACGTGGTCAACAAGAAGGCCGAGGTGGTGCGCGTGTACCTGCCGCCGGACGCCAACACCCTGCTCTCGGTGACTGACCATTGCCTGCGCAGCCGCGACTACGTGAACGTCATCGTGGCCGGCAAGCAGCCCGCGCCGCAGTGGCTGGACATCGATGCCGCGGTGCGCCATTGCGCCACGGGCCTGGGCATCTGGGAATGGGCTTGCAACGACGAAGGCGGCACGCCCGACGTGGTCATGGCCTGCGCCGGCGACGTGCCCACGCTGGAGACGATGGCAGCCGTCGACCTGCTGCGCGAAAAGGTGCCGCAGCTGAAGGTGCGGGTGGTGAACGTGGTCGACCTGATGGCGCTGCAGTCGCCGGCCGCGCACCCGCACGGCCTTTCCGATGCCGACTTCGACGCCATCTTCACTACCGACAGGCCGGTGATCTTCGCGTTCCACGGCTACCCGGCGCTGATTCACCGGCTGATCTACAAGCGGCGCAACCACCCCGGCTTCCACGTCCACGGCTATTGCGAGGAAGGCACCACCACCACGCCATTCGACATGACGGTGCTCAACCGGCTGGATCGCTTTCACCTGGCCGCCGATGCCATAGCACGCGTGCCGCGTCTGTGCGACAGCACGGGGCATGTGCAGCAGCATCTGCGCGACAGGCTGCTGGAGCACCGGGCCTACATCACCCGCCACGGCCGGGACATGCCGGAGATCGAGAACTGGCGCTGGACGCGGTAG
- a CDS encoding BON domain-containing protein, producing MNPDIQLRHDVFAQLNWDPAVNACDIDVRVKDGVVTLLGKVADEAQRAAAECAARRTEGLTTLLNGLTVRPPREWALDAAASSAHSA from the coding sequence ATGAACCCGGACATTCAACTCAGACACGATGTTTTCGCTCAACTCAACTGGGACCCCGCAGTCAACGCCTGTGATATCGATGTACGTGTGAAAGACGGCGTGGTGACCTTGCTGGGCAAGGTGGCCGACGAGGCCCAGCGCGCGGCTGCGGAATGCGCCGCACGCCGCACCGAGGGCCTGACGACGCTCTTGAACGGGCTCACCGTTCGGCCGCCCCGTGAATGGGCGCTGGATGCCGCGGCATCCAGCGCTCATTCAGCCTGA
- a CDS encoding DUF485 domain-containing protein, translating into MEDDLVARIAANPQYKQLKRRRDRFGWTLAVLMLAAYYGFVLLVAFDKEFLARRMGEGVMTLGMPIGFGVIIFTVAITGYYVRRANAEFDTLSDAVVKAVQKVAKP; encoded by the coding sequence ATGGAAGACGATCTGGTCGCGCGCATTGCCGCGAATCCGCAGTACAAGCAACTCAAGCGCCGGCGCGACCGCTTCGGCTGGACGCTGGCGGTGCTGATGCTCGCCGCCTACTACGGCTTCGTGCTGCTGGTGGCCTTCGACAAGGAGTTCCTGGCGCGACGCATGGGCGAAGGCGTCATGACCCTTGGCATGCCGATCGGCTTCGGCGTGATCATCTTCACCGTGGCCATCACCGGCTACTACGTGCGCCGTGCGAACGCGGAGTTCGACACCCTGTCGGACGCCGTGGTCAAGGCCGTGCAGAAGGTGGCCAAGCCATGA
- a CDS encoding winged helix-turn-helix domain-containing protein has protein sequence MKPASHIAVLDDEVDITLLLANYLQGHGFRVTQVHNGRSLMTLMDTDPADLVLLDLGLPGEDGFTIARRVRESWRCGLVIVTGRGDAVDKVVGLEVGADDYVTKPFDLRELVARVKAVLRRLTPETPASPAPVAASPDKLSFAGWQLDTAARSLRNPQGEQVPLTGGEFDLLQAFARHPGRVLSRDFLLEQTRGREAAPFDRTIDVQVGRLRKKIEADADDPQLIKSVRGAGYILVPPVSHG, from the coding sequence ATGAAACCTGCCTCCCACATCGCGGTGCTCGACGACGAGGTCGACATCACGCTGCTGCTGGCCAACTACCTGCAGGGCCACGGCTTTCGTGTGACCCAGGTCCATAACGGCCGCAGCCTCATGACGCTGATGGACACCGATCCCGCAGACCTCGTGCTGCTCGATCTCGGCCTGCCCGGCGAAGACGGCTTCACCATTGCGCGCCGCGTGCGCGAAAGCTGGCGCTGCGGCCTCGTCATCGTCACGGGCCGAGGCGATGCGGTGGACAAAGTTGTGGGCCTGGAGGTGGGCGCCGACGACTACGTGACCAAGCCCTTCGACCTTCGCGAACTGGTGGCGCGCGTGAAGGCGGTGCTGCGCCGGCTCACGCCCGAGACACCCGCGTCCCCGGCGCCCGTTGCAGCTTCTCCCGACAAGCTGAGCTTCGCCGGCTGGCAGCTCGACACCGCCGCGCGCAGCCTCAGGAATCCGCAAGGCGAGCAAGTGCCCCTGACCGGGGGCGAGTTCGACCTGCTGCAGGCCTTTGCCCGCCATCCCGGCCGTGTGCTGTCGCGCGACTTCCTGCTCGAGCAGACACGCGGTCGCGAAGCCGCCCCCTTCGACCGCACGATCGACGTGCAGGTCGGCCGGCTGCGCAAGAAGATCGAGGCGGACGCCGACGATCCGCAGCTCATCAAGTCGGTGCGAGGCGCTGGCTACATCCTGGTGCCGCCGGTTTCCCATGGCTGA